The Sulfitobacter donghicola DSW-25 = KCTC 12864 = JCM 14565 genome has a segment encoding these proteins:
- a CDS encoding carboxymuconolactone decarboxylase family protein: MSAFDEDLFLKGLEQRKSTLGAEYVEKNLAAADDFTRPFQEAMTAWCWGFGWGDDVIDAKTRSMMNLSMIGALGKMHEWELHCRGAINNGVTHEEIRAIIHVIGIYCGVPQALECFRAARKVIESTES, encoded by the coding sequence ATGAGCGCATTTGACGAGGACCTTTTTCTAAAGGGGTTAGAGCAACGGAAATCCACGCTGGGCGCTGAATACGTTGAGAAAAACCTAGCCGCCGCTGATGATTTCACCCGTCCGTTTCAGGAAGCGATGACCGCGTGGTGCTGGGGGTTTGGCTGGGGGGATGATGTGATCGACGCCAAGACCCGTTCGATGATGAACCTGTCGATGATCGGCGCGCTGGGCAAGATGCACGAATGGGAATTGCACTGTCGCGGAGCCATCAATAACGGTGTGACCCATGAGGAAATTCGCGCCATCATCCATGTGATCGGTATTTACTGCGGGGTTCCGCAGGCGCTGGAATGTTTTCGGGCCGCCCGCAAAGTGATCGAAAGCACAGAAAGCTAA
- a CDS encoding TRAP transporter substrate-binding protein codes for MTFTKSLFATATAVALFATTASADNWRAWNIHNDGHPNTAAMDKFAELVKDATGGEVTVDVFHGGVLGSQPDALEQVRIGAIEVGNFNLGPIGPMVKEANLVSLPFIFKSVPHMFRVLEGDAGKVVGEAMGEAGVLPLAYFDAGARSFYSQKPINSPADVAGLKIRVMNNDLYTSMISAMGGNPSPMAFSEVQQALKTGVVDGAENNFPSFKNVGHYEVTTHYSLSEHLIIPECICVNTTKFNALSAELQEAVRGAAVEAALYQRELWAVGSAEARTEVEAAGIKVNEIADKGPFQSAMDSVYADYLAANPDMKALVEMAQATE; via the coding sequence ATGACTTTTACGAAATCGCTTTTCGCGACAGCTACAGCTGTTGCTCTTTTTGCAACCACCGCTTCTGCGGACAACTGGCGCGCGTGGAACATCCACAATGATGGCCACCCAAACACCGCCGCAATGGATAAATTTGCCGAGCTGGTGAAAGACGCCACAGGCGGCGAAGTTACCGTAGACGTATTCCACGGTGGTGTTCTTGGCTCGCAGCCAGACGCGCTTGAGCAGGTCCGCATCGGCGCCATCGAAGTTGGTAACTTTAACCTTGGTCCAATCGGCCCAATGGTAAAAGAAGCAAACCTTGTTTCCCTGCCCTTCATCTTTAAAAGCGTGCCACACATGTTCCGCGTTCTTGAAGGCGACGCTGGCAAGGTCGTTGGCGAAGCGATGGGCGAAGCAGGCGTTCTGCCATTGGCCTATTTTGACGCTGGCGCACGTTCTTTCTATAGCCAAAAGCCAATCAACTCACCAGCAGACGTTGCTGGCCTGAAGATCCGCGTCATGAACAACGATCTGTACACTTCCATGATTTCCGCAATGGGCGGCAACCCGTCCCCGATGGCATTCTCCGAAGTACAACAGGCGCTTAAGACTGGCGTTGTTGATGGTGCGGAAAACAACTTCCCATCCTTCAAAAACGTTGGCCACTACGAAGTGACAACACACTATTCTTTGTCCGAGCACCTGATCATTCCTGAGTGCATCTGCGTGAACACAACCAAGTTCAACGCCCTGAGCGCTGAATTGCAGGAAGCTGTTCGTGGCGCCGCTGTCGAGGCTGCTTTGTACCAGCGTGAACTCTGGGCCGTTGGCTCTGCCGAAGCGCGTACAGAAGTTGAAGCCGCTGGCATCAAGGTCAACGAAATCGCTGACAAAGGTCCTTTCCAATCCGCGATGGACTCGGTCTATGCTGACTATCTGGCTGCAAACCCAGATATGAAAGCGCTAGTCGAAATGGCCCAAGCGACTGAATAA
- a CDS encoding TRAP transporter large permease — translation MGLMVLLGVFALCVFIGSPVAYALGISALAAFWYEGLPLFVGFQRIVSGINVFSLMAIPFFIFAGELMFHGGIAMRLVKFAQAAVGAVRGGLGIVNVFSSMLFGGISGSAIADISALGSILIPVMKDKGYDADYAVNVTVTSSIAGIIIPPSHNMIIFALATGGAVSISKLFLAGVVPGVLMCCCLAIAAYVVAVKRGYQAEQFPGWTALAIAFVGSIPGLLTAVIIVGGVLSGIFTVTESGAFGAMYAFIVTLVVYRSLSWEAFKTAVISSVRTTSMVMILIACAGAFAYMLTFNRVPTKTVEFLLGITENPILILLMINAVLLLLGMIMDMAALILICTPIFLPVMNMLGIDPLQFGMILLVNLGLGLCTPPVGTCLFVGCAVGKLPMEKAVKTIWPFYLAIFAALMLITFVPAISLTLPNLIIGQ, via the coding sequence ATGGGACTAATGGTTCTTCTTGGGGTTTTTGCCCTATGTGTTTTCATCGGGTCTCCTGTGGCCTATGCGCTTGGGATCTCGGCTTTGGCTGCCTTCTGGTATGAAGGTCTGCCCCTGTTTGTCGGCTTTCAGCGTATCGTTTCTGGGATCAACGTCTTTTCCCTGATGGCGATCCCGTTTTTCATCTTTGCGGGCGAATTGATGTTCCACGGCGGCATTGCCATGCGGCTGGTCAAATTTGCACAAGCAGCCGTTGGCGCGGTGCGCGGCGGCCTTGGCATTGTGAACGTGTTTTCCTCGATGTTGTTTGGCGGCATTTCGGGGTCGGCTATTGCTGACATCTCTGCTTTGGGTTCGATCCTGATCCCTGTGATGAAGGACAAAGGCTATGATGCCGACTATGCGGTGAACGTCACTGTGACCTCTTCGATTGCGGGCATTATCATTCCCCCCAGCCACAACATGATCATCTTCGCTTTGGCGACGGGTGGCGCGGTTTCGATTTCCAAACTGTTCTTGGCTGGTGTTGTTCCCGGTGTTCTGATGTGTTGCTGTCTGGCGATTGCGGCCTATGTGGTTGCCGTGAAACGCGGCTATCAGGCCGAGCAGTTCCCCGGCTGGACCGCCCTTGCCATCGCCTTTGTTGGGTCGATCCCTGGTTTGCTGACGGCTGTGATCATCGTTGGCGGTGTTCTGTCTGGTATCTTTACCGTGACCGAATCCGGTGCCTTTGGCGCGATGTATGCCTTTATCGTGACGCTGGTTGTTTACCGCAGCCTGTCATGGGAAGCCTTCAAGACAGCGGTGATTTCATCGGTTCGCACAACCTCTATGGTTATGATCCTGATCGCCTGTGCTGGTGCGTTTGCCTACATGCTGACGTTCAACCGCGTCCCAACCAAAACGGTCGAGTTCCTGTTGGGCATCACGGAAAACCCGATCCTGATTTTGCTGATGATCAACGCGGTTTTGCTGCTGCTTGGCATGATTATGGACATGGCTGCGCTGATCCTGATCTGCACACCGATCTTCCTGCCTGTGATGAACATGCTTGGCATTGATCCCCTGCAGTTCGGCATGATCCTTTTGGTGAACCTTGGCCTTGGCCTATGTACGCCACCTGTCGGGACCTGTCTGTTTGTCGGCTGTGCGGTTGGTAAGCTACCGATGGAGAAAGCTGTCAAAACGATCTGGCCTTTCTACCTCGCCATTTTCGCCGCGCTAATGTTGATCACATTTGTTCCTGCGATCTCCCTGACACTGCCTAACCTCATCATTGGGCAATAA
- a CDS encoding aldehyde dehydrogenase family protein: protein MTIRPLDIDPTHCLIGGRWGACASGETMVLKNPSDGAQLCEIACGNEVDIDRAVSAARTAFEGEWGSATAVERGRILSKLGAQVLDNIDELARLEALDVGKPLSQARADVVALARYMEFYAGAVDKLHGQTIPYLDGYTVYTLREAHGVTGHIIPWNYPMQIIGRSVGAALATGNAAVLKPAEEACLTALAFGELARQAGLPDGALNVVSGRGSQAGAALTAHAGVNHISFTGSVGTGRLIQKTAAQNVVPVTLELGGKSPQLVFDDADIDAALPFLVNAGIQNAGQTCSASSRILVQRGVYEEVVQKMSARYRDLIAGPALADLAVGPLVSHRQKEIVEGYLAKGADLSIAAQGQISAKAPSGGAYVAPTLFKDVAPDHPLAQEEIFGPVQVIIPFEDEAEALSIANGTSYGLVASVWSRDGARQMRLAKALRSGQVFLNNYGAGGGVELPFGGAGLSGHGREKGFEALYGFTSLKTVAAYHG from the coding sequence ATGACCATCCGACCGTTAGATATTGATCCAACCCATTGTTTAATTGGGGGGCGCTGGGGGGCTTGCGCATCGGGCGAAACGATGGTGCTTAAAAACCCGTCTGACGGCGCGCAACTTTGTGAAATTGCTTGCGGCAATGAGGTGGACATAGACCGCGCCGTTTCAGCGGCCCGTACCGCATTTGAGGGGGAATGGGGCAGCGCCACTGCCGTTGAACGGGGGCGGATATTGTCAAAACTGGGCGCGCAGGTTTTAGACAACATTGATGAACTGGCACGGCTCGAAGCGCTCGATGTTGGCAAACCCCTAAGCCAAGCCCGCGCGGATGTTGTCGCACTCGCGCGGTATATGGAATTTTACGCCGGTGCGGTGGACAAATTGCATGGGCAAACCATCCCGTATTTAGATGGCTACACTGTTTATACTTTGCGCGAAGCACATGGTGTAACAGGCCATATCATCCCGTGGAACTATCCCATGCAGATCATCGGGCGTTCTGTTGGGGCTGCATTGGCCACAGGCAACGCAGCGGTTTTAAAACCCGCCGAAGAGGCCTGTCTGACGGCCCTTGCCTTTGGAGAGTTAGCCCGACAGGCAGGGTTGCCCGACGGGGCGCTAAATGTCGTTTCTGGCAGAGGCAGCCAAGCAGGCGCGGCGTTAACTGCGCATGCGGGGGTTAATCACATTTCCTTCACAGGGTCTGTTGGCACGGGCCGCCTGATCCAGAAAACCGCGGCGCAGAATGTGGTGCCTGTTACGCTTGAGCTGGGGGGGAAATCCCCGCAATTGGTTTTTGACGATGCCGATATCGATGCGGCACTGCCGTTTTTGGTAAATGCAGGGATCCAGAACGCTGGCCAGACTTGTTCGGCCTCTTCCCGCATTCTAGTGCAGCGCGGCGTTTATGAAGAGGTCGTGCAGAAGATGTCCGCGCGGTATAGGGACTTGATCGCAGGGCCAGCATTGGCTGATTTGGCCGTTGGGCCGCTGGTTTCTCACCGCCAGAAAGAGATCGTCGAGGGCTACCTTGCCAAAGGCGCCGACCTTAGCATAGCAGCCCAAGGGCAGATCAGCGCAAAGGCGCCCAGCGGGGGCGCCTATGTCGCGCCGACCCTGTTCAAAGACGTGGCGCCAGACCACCCGCTGGCCCAAGAGGAAATATTTGGCCCTGTGCAGGTGATCATCCCCTTTGAGGATGAAGCCGAGGCCCTTTCGATCGCAAACGGGACATCCTACGGATTGGTCGCTTCGGTCTGGAGCCGCGACGGCGCACGCCAGATGCGGCTGGCAAAGGCGTTGCGATCTGGTCAGGTGTTTTTGAACAACTACGGCGCGGGGGGCGGTGTGGAATTGCCCTTTGGCGGGGCGGGTTTGTCGGGGCATGGCCGCGAAAAAGGGTTTGAGGCGCTATATGGGTTTACGTCGCTAAAGACAGTGGCAGCCTATCACGGATAG
- a CDS encoding redoxin domain-containing protein, with the protein MSTPKPNVGAPIEPTSFPSLGPAGTTEIGQQKDRWTMVFVYRGKHCPRCKRFLNKLNAALPAWEEVLDVVVVSADTEEKAKADLAEFGWDFNLCYGMTEAQMRSLGLYVSSPLSEAETTGLFAEPGAFGIRPDGSLMLVEISNGPAARPDLEELLDGMKFNIDNNRPERGTA; encoded by the coding sequence ATGTCTACCCCCAAACCCAATGTTGGCGCCCCGATCGAGCCAACAAGTTTCCCAAGCCTCGGCCCCGCTGGCACCACAGAAATTGGTCAACAAAAAGACCGCTGGACCATGGTTTTCGTGTATCGCGGCAAACATTGCCCACGCTGCAAACGGTTCCTCAACAAACTGAATGCCGCCCTACCTGCGTGGGAAGAAGTGCTGGATGTTGTTGTGGTTTCAGCAGACACCGAAGAAAAAGCCAAAGCGGATTTGGCGGAATTCGGTTGGGACTTTAACCTATGCTATGGAATGACCGAAGCGCAGATGCGCTCGCTCGGGCTTTATGTCTCTTCGCCCCTGTCAGAGGCCGAAACAACCGGATTGTTTGCCGAACCAGGTGCGTTCGGCATTCGCCCTGACGGCTCTTTGATGCTTGTCGAAATTTCCAACGGTCCTGCCGCGCGGCCCGATCTGGAAGAGCTGTTAGACGGGATGAAGTTCAACATCGACAACAACCGCCCCGAACGCGGCACCGCCTGA
- a CDS encoding GlcG/HbpS family heme-binding protein, protein MLTINRLDSEDAKILIEGARAKALEIGVDMCIAVNDEGGNLIAFERMDGGKITSIGLAIDKGFTASGIQKSTQALGEVNQPGKPAHGISSTLGGRMVAVGGGLPVFAGTDVIGGIGVSSGSPSQDHDVAQAGVDAFSQYQNNKT, encoded by the coding sequence ATGTTGACGATCAACAGACTAGATAGTGAAGATGCCAAGATCCTGATCGAAGGCGCACGTGCCAAGGCGCTAGAGATTGGTGTCGACATGTGTATCGCGGTGAATGACGAAGGCGGAAACCTGATCGCGTTTGAACGTATGGACGGGGGCAAGATCACCAGTATCGGTCTTGCCATCGACAAAGGCTTCACCGCGTCAGGCATTCAGAAAAGCACGCAAGCCTTGGGCGAGGTGAACCAACCCGGCAAACCCGCCCATGGCATTTCCTCGACTTTGGGGGGCCGTATGGTCGCCGTTGGCGGAGGCCTTCCGGTCTTTGCCGGTACTGATGTCATTGGCGGCATCGGTGTTAGTTCCGGCTCACCCTCACAAGATCACGACGTTGCCCAAGCTGGGGTCGACGCCTTTTCACAATATCAAAATAATAAAACATAG
- a CDS encoding SDR family NAD(P)-dependent oxidoreductase, with the protein MKLAGKTAIVTGAGRDIGAAAALKLASEGANVAINYFASSTGADAVVAEIQKNGGKAFALQGDLTQQESVDALVSKTIAEFGSIDVLVNNAGGLVARKTVAESTLEHWKYVMDLNLTSNFMMTNACLAHMKSGAIVNLASQAARDGGGPGSVPYATSKGAIMTLTRGLAKELGPDIRVNGLCPGMIDTDFHNIHTPDAGRRGFEAAAPLKRQGNVDDVANLVLFLACDDSAFITGTNVDLNGGMLFS; encoded by the coding sequence ATGAAACTCGCAGGAAAAACCGCTATCGTAACAGGGGCCGGACGCGACATCGGTGCCGCAGCTGCCCTCAAACTGGCCTCGGAAGGGGCCAACGTCGCGATCAACTATTTTGCCAGCAGCACTGGCGCGGATGCGGTTGTGGCAGAGATCCAAAAGAACGGCGGAAAAGCATTTGCTTTGCAGGGGGACCTGACGCAGCAAGAAAGCGTGGATGCGCTGGTGTCCAAAACCATCGCGGAATTTGGCAGCATCGATGTTTTGGTGAACAATGCTGGCGGGTTGGTTGCCCGTAAGACAGTCGCGGAATCCACGCTGGAGCATTGGAAGTACGTGATGGACCTCAACCTCACCAGCAACTTTATGATGACCAACGCCTGCCTTGCACATATGAAAAGCGGCGCCATCGTGAACCTAGCCAGCCAAGCGGCCCGTGATGGCGGTGGCCCTGGTTCGGTGCCTTATGCCACGTCCAAAGGGGCCATCATGACCCTTACCCGTGGTCTGGCCAAAGAGCTGGGTCCAGACATCCGCGTCAACGGATTGTGCCCCGGTATGATCGACACGGATTTCCACAACATCCACACCCCAGATGCAGGGCGCCGCGGTTTTGAAGCTGCAGCACCGCTAAAACGTCAAGGGAACGTCGATGATGTTGCAAACCTTGTGTTGTTCCTTGCTTGTGATGACAGCGCCTTTATCACAGGCACCAATGTAGACCTCAACGGCGGCATGCTGTTCTCTTAA
- a CDS encoding cupin domain-containing protein — MSQFPVVPTGEHVSRQVLSDHPELMVVAFRFENSGAIGALHDHPHVQSTYVKSGRFRFTLGDREQEFGPGDSFVIPSNQTHGCVCLEPGTLIDSFTPRRDDFL, encoded by the coding sequence ATGTCACAGTTTCCAGTTGTTCCAACGGGCGAACATGTCTCTCGTCAGGTTCTGTCGGATCACCCCGAGTTGATGGTTGTTGCCTTTCGGTTCGAAAATTCGGGCGCAATCGGCGCGCTGCACGATCATCCGCACGTACAATCAACCTACGTCAAAAGCGGCCGCTTCCGCTTTACCCTTGGTGATCGCGAACAGGAATTCGGCCCGGGCGATAGCTTTGTCATTCCCTCCAACCAAACCCATGGTTGCGTTTGCCTAGAGCCGGGAACCCTGATCGACAGCTTTACACCTCGCCGCGACGATTTCCTGTAA
- a CDS encoding TRAP transporter small permease produces MSDPNTKPRFLQLMDQFLDLLARICVLLAGVAIVFMTAIFAWLVFGRYVLNDTPTWVEQVSLLLVMVIAFLGAAAGVHNHTHLSVVIFRNIVPSWVRTIFVFVSDVLLAGFGAMMFWYGIELTKFKWDTLIPLIQWSEGLRSLPMTISGALLFLFATGHLIRLFMGRDERQDNIDQG; encoded by the coding sequence ATGAGTGATCCAAACACAAAACCTAGATTTCTGCAGTTGATGGATCAGTTTCTGGACCTGCTCGCGCGTATCTGCGTCTTGCTGGCCGGTGTTGCCATCGTCTTTATGACCGCCATCTTTGCGTGGCTGGTTTTTGGCCGTTACGTTTTAAATGACACCCCAACATGGGTTGAGCAGGTCTCGCTCTTGCTGGTTATGGTCATTGCGTTTCTGGGTGCCGCCGCTGGCGTGCACAACCACACTCACCTTTCAGTTGTGATCTTTAGAAACATTGTCCCCTCTTGGGTGCGCACAATTTTCGTATTTGTCTCGGACGTTTTGCTGGCCGGTTTTGGCGCCATGATGTTCTGGTACGGGATCGAACTGACCAAATTCAAATGGGACACGCTTATCCCGCTGATCCAATGGTCCGAAGGGCTGCGTTCGCTGCCGATGACCATTAGCGGTGCCTTGCTGTTCTTGTTTGCAACCGGCCACCTTATCCGCCTGTTTATGGGCCGCGATGAGCGCCAAGATAATATAGATCAGGGCTAA
- a CDS encoding NAD(P)-dependent oxidoreductase — protein sequence MTNPTIGFIGLGLMGSKMAECLQKNGFDLVVMGRNKTAVGETVARGAVEVATPKELAAASDIVMLCVTTSEVVESLIYGDDGILAGIKEGAVVIDYGTSIPASTQKIGADLAAKGAGMLDAPLGRSPMHAKDGLLNIMAAGDIETYNKVKPVLDVQGENVFHLGALGAGHTTKLINNFMGMTTACTMSQAFAVAQKAGIDGQQLFDIMSAGPSNSPFMQFCKNYAVDGVSDLGFSISNANKDVKYFVQMIQDLGTSSKIAEGTSASLQAALDAGLGDGNVPEIFDMFLKQGAN from the coding sequence ATGACGAACCCAACAATCGGATTTATCGGCCTTGGCCTCATGGGCAGCAAAATGGCTGAGTGTTTGCAAAAGAACGGCTTTGACCTTGTTGTTATGGGCCGCAACAAAACAGCCGTCGGTGAGACGGTTGCGCGCGGCGCTGTTGAAGTCGCCACGCCAAAAGAACTTGCCGCGGCAAGTGACATCGTGATGCTGTGCGTGACAACATCCGAAGTCGTCGAAAGCCTGATCTATGGGGATGACGGCATCCTCGCGGGGATCAAGGAAGGCGCTGTTGTCATCGATTACGGCACATCCATCCCTGCTTCCACGCAAAAAATCGGCGCCGATCTGGCCGCAAAAGGCGCAGGCATGCTGGACGCCCCTCTAGGCCGTTCGCCAATGCATGCGAAAGACGGCCTTTTGAACATCATGGCGGCAGGTGACATTGAAACCTATAACAAGGTCAAACCTGTTTTGGACGTTCAGGGTGAAAATGTTTTCCACCTTGGCGCGCTGGGTGCTGGGCACACAACCAAGCTGATCAACAACTTCATGGGCATGACAACCGCCTGCACCATGAGCCAAGCCTTTGCCGTGGCGCAAAAAGCAGGCATCGACGGGCAGCAGTTGTTTGACATTATGTCAGCAGGTCCGTCCAACTCTCCTTTCATGCAGTTCTGCAAGAACTACGCCGTTGACGGCGTGAGCGACCTTGGCTTCTCCATCAGCAACGCAAACAAAGACGTTAAGTACTTTGTTCAGATGATCCAAGACCTTGGCACAAGCTCAAAGATCGCTGAGGGCACCTCGGCCAGCCTTCAAGCTGCGCTAGACGCTGGTTTGGGTGACGGCAATGTTCCTGAAATCTTTGATATGTTTCTAAAGCAGGGCGCGAATTAA
- a CDS encoding SDR family oxidoreductase, translated as MRLQGKTAIVTGGASGFGAGIVRKFVAEGAQVMIADLSEAMAQELRQEMGAHAIVAVANVAEGPSMSDMAEKAMQEWGHIDILVNNAGVTHLPAPMETISEEDFDLVFAVNCKSVYNTARHIVPLMKTRGEGAILNVASTAGVSPRPNLSWYNASKGWMNNATKGMAVELAPFGVRVNALNPVAGETPLLKSFMGEDTPEVRSKFLSTIPLGRFSTPEDMGSAACFLCSDEASMVTGVCMEVDGGRCI; from the coding sequence ATGCGTTTGCAAGGTAAGACAGCGATTGTAACAGGTGGCGCTTCGGGTTTTGGGGCAGGCATCGTTCGTAAATTTGTCGCCGAAGGGGCGCAGGTGATGATTGCCGACCTGAGCGAGGCAATGGCCCAAGAGCTACGCCAAGAGATGGGCGCGCATGCGATTGTTGCCGTTGCAAATGTGGCCGAAGGGCCCAGCATGTCCGATATGGCAGAGAAAGCGATGCAAGAATGGGGGCATATCGACATCCTTGTTAACAACGCAGGTGTCACGCATTTGCCCGCCCCGATGGAAACCATCAGCGAAGAAGATTTTGATCTGGTTTTTGCGGTGAACTGCAAATCGGTCTATAACACGGCCCGCCACATCGTCCCCTTAATGAAAACCCGTGGCGAAGGGGCCATTCTAAACGTTGCCTCAACAGCGGGCGTGTCACCACGTCCAAACCTTAGCTGGTATAACGCGTCAAAGGGGTGGATGAACAATGCCACCAAAGGCATGGCCGTCGAATTGGCCCCTTTCGGTGTCCGAGTGAATGCGCTGAACCCCGTCGCAGGGGAAACCCCACTGCTCAAAAGCTTTATGGGCGAAGATACACCCGAAGTGCGGTCGAAATTCCTGTCAACAATCCCGCTGGGCCGCTTTTCCACGCCCGAAGATATGGGCAGCGCGGCATGCTTTTTATGCTCGGACGAGGCATCGATGGTGACAGGGGTTTGTATGGAGGTGGACGGCGGGCGGTGCATCTGA
- a CDS encoding GntR family transcriptional regulator: MDDLKTRTTTDVVYETLHDQIISLEILPGTKLSETDVARRFGVSRQPVRNAFTKLGNEDLLLIRPQKATEVRGFSMDRLELARLVRRAVELEVVYSAIQIWDASREEQLAENLKLQEDAIANDDLPTFHALDYDFHKLIYVLGGNPNAFEVMLECKQKVERLCMLGLEKDSEAKSILQDHRDIASGLASGDVEKAQKSVRHHLSRLDKTIAYIHKTHPGYFE, translated from the coding sequence GTGGACGATCTAAAGACACGAACAACGACCGATGTGGTCTATGAAACGCTTCACGACCAGATTATTTCGTTGGAAATTCTGCCCGGTACCAAGCTGTCGGAGACGGATGTCGCTAGGCGTTTTGGCGTGTCACGCCAACCGGTACGCAATGCATTTACCAAATTAGGCAACGAGGATCTTCTGCTCATTCGCCCTCAAAAAGCGACCGAAGTGCGCGGATTTTCGATGGATCGGTTAGAGCTGGCGCGCCTTGTTCGGCGGGCAGTCGAACTCGAAGTTGTCTATTCGGCCATCCAAATCTGGGATGCATCCCGAGAAGAGCAGCTTGCTGAAAACCTAAAGCTGCAAGAAGATGCAATCGCGAATGATGACCTGCCCACGTTTCACGCGCTGGACTATGACTTTCACAAATTGATCTATGTTCTGGGCGGAAACCCTAACGCCTTTGAGGTGATGTTGGAGTGCAAGCAAAAGGTAGAACGCCTGTGTATGCTTGGGCTGGAAAAAGACAGCGAAGCAAAGTCGATCCTGCAAGATCACCGTGACATTGCCTCTGGGTTGGCATCTGGTGATGTGGAAAAGGCCCAGAAATCGGTTAGGCATCACTTGTCGCGACTGGATAAAACAATCGCCTATATTCACAAGACCCACCCTGGCTATTTTGAATAA
- a CDS encoding sugar kinase codes for MRVLAIGECMAELAPLDRSGEFKIGYAGDTFNTAWYLAQIAPDIEVDYLTAVGDDTISHEMRSFMQTSGINVTHVQEVSGATVGLYLIHLLNGERSFSYWRGQSAAKQLALNSEKLDQAMDQAELIYFSGITLAILDAQSRENLFSALKRARSAGKTIAFDTNLRPRLWASADEMTETIMHAAAQSDIALPSFDDEAEWFGDDSPEATLDRYAQIGVKRIIVKNNDRPVVYLDHDQRGEILVQPAATVVDSTAAGDSFNAGAIAGILQRNSMPAGITDGCRLARFVVQHKGALVQVSDDALEPQSS; via the coding sequence ATGCGAGTATTGGCGATTGGCGAATGCATGGCAGAACTTGCTCCTCTGGATCGTTCAGGGGAGTTCAAGATCGGCTATGCAGGCGATACATTTAACACCGCTTGGTATCTGGCGCAGATCGCGCCGGATATTGAGGTGGACTATCTCACCGCTGTTGGCGACGACACCATCTCACACGAGATGCGCAGCTTCATGCAAACCAGCGGCATCAACGTGACCCATGTGCAAGAGGTTTCTGGCGCAACTGTGGGGCTTTATCTGATCCACCTCTTGAACGGCGAGCGCAGCTTTTCCTATTGGCGGGGTCAATCAGCGGCAAAGCAATTGGCCTTGAACAGCGAAAAACTGGATCAGGCGATGGATCAGGCAGAGCTGATCTATTTTTCGGGCATCACCCTCGCCATCTTAGATGCGCAATCCCGCGAGAACCTCTTTTCCGCGCTTAAACGGGCGCGCAGCGCAGGCAAGACCATTGCCTTTGATACCAACCTGCGGCCTCGGCTGTGGGCCAGCGCGGATGAGATGACCGAGACGATCATGCATGCGGCTGCGCAATCTGACATCGCCCTGCCCTCGTTCGACGATGAGGCCGAATGGTTCGGCGATGACAGCCCCGAGGCGACATTGGATCGCTACGCCCAAATCGGTGTGAAACGCATCATCGTTAAAAACAACGACCGCCCTGTTGTGTATCTAGACCACGACCAGCGCGGTGAAATTCTGGTTCAACCCGCTGCAACCGTTGTTGATAGCACCGCAGCCGGAGACAGTTTCAATGCAGGCGCTATCGCAGGCATATTACAACGAAACAGCATGCCCGCAGGGATCACCGATGGCTGCCGCTTGGCCCGCTTTGTGGTGCAACACAAAGGCGCATTGGTGCAAGTCAGCGACGATGCACTGGAACCTCAATCGAGCTAA